The following coding sequences are from one Cyanobacterium sp. T60_A2020_053 window:
- the ntrB gene encoding nitrate ABC transporter permease, which produces MTTSVRVSSKKKSSNPVITFWQKYQGNLIPPIIGVIGFLFVWEMVSLLPGMRLPGPTSLFTEERTRILLLYPFYDRGGLDKGLFWQTMASLGRVAQGYSIAAIVGISTGIVVGTNKFLDKALDPIFQFLRMVAPLAWVPIALVALQQNQPAAIFVIFITSVWPILINTTEGVKQIPQDYINVRKVLQLSNKNFFFKILLPSALPYIFTGLRIGIGLAWLAIIAAEIVMSGIVGIGFFIWDAYQQNYISEIILAVIYIGAVGLILDRAIAYLQKVIAPGR; this is translated from the coding sequence ATGACCACTTCCGTGAGAGTTTCTAGCAAAAAAAAGAGTAGTAACCCCGTTATAACTTTTTGGCAAAAGTATCAAGGAAACTTAATTCCCCCTATTATCGGCGTAATTGGATTTCTGTTCGTTTGGGAAATGGTTTCCCTACTGCCCGGTATGCGCTTACCCGGTCCAACGAGCCTATTTACAGAGGAACGCACTCGCATCCTGTTGCTATATCCTTTTTATGATCGAGGGGGTTTAGATAAGGGTTTATTTTGGCAAACTATGGCTAGTTTAGGCAGAGTTGCCCAAGGTTACTCTATTGCCGCTATCGTGGGAATTTCGACGGGAATTGTCGTGGGTACAAACAAATTTTTAGACAAAGCCCTTGACCCTATTTTCCAATTTTTGCGCATGGTAGCGCCCCTCGCCTGGGTACCTATCGCGCTCGTTGCCCTACAACAAAACCAACCAGCAGCCATTTTCGTTATCTTTATTACTTCTGTTTGGCCTATTCTCATCAACACCACCGAGGGAGTAAAACAAATCCCTCAAGATTACATCAACGTACGAAAAGTATTACAGTTATCGAATAAAAACTTTTTCTTCAAAATCTTATTACCCTCAGCCTTACCTTACATTTTTACAGGGTTAAGAATTGGTATTGGTTTAGCATGGTTAGCAATTATCGCCGCCGAAATTGTCATGTCAGGTATTGTCGGCATTGGTTTCTTTATCTGGGATGCTTACCAACAAAACTATATCAGTGAAATTATTTTAGCCGTTATCTATATCGGTGCTGTCGGTTTAATTCTTGATCGTGCCATCGCCTATTTACAGAAAGTGATCGCCCCCGGGCGCTAA
- a CDS encoding ATP-binding cassette domain-containing protein: MQVSKNRKIINQMEQQLHMNSFLTINNVSKVYPTAKGSVTVLKDVNLVVEEGEFVCVIGHSGCGKSTLLNMVSGFAEPTRGAVHVQGKAITKPGPDRMVVFQNYALLPWLTVFENVYLGVDSVHPNKKEAEKRAIVRDHLALVGLTDASEKKPDQISGGMKQRTSIARALAIRPEVLILDEPFGALDPITKEELQEELLNIWNEHRCTVLMITHDIDEALFLCDRLVMMTNGPEATIGEIMHIPFPRPRDRERMMEDPSYYDLRNHALDFLYNRFAHGVD, from the coding sequence ATGCAAGTATCAAAAAATAGAAAAATCATTAACCAAATGGAGCAACAATTACACATGAATTCTTTTTTAACCATTAATAATGTCTCTAAAGTTTATCCCACAGCCAAAGGTTCTGTAACGGTTCTCAAGGATGTTAATTTGGTGGTGGAAGAAGGAGAATTTGTTTGCGTCATTGGTCATTCTGGCTGTGGTAAGTCCACCCTTTTAAATATGGTATCTGGTTTTGCTGAACCGACGAGGGGCGCTGTTCATGTGCAAGGTAAAGCCATCACGAAACCAGGTCCAGATCGTATGGTAGTATTCCAGAACTATGCTTTATTGCCTTGGTTAACAGTCTTTGAAAATGTTTATTTAGGGGTGGATTCTGTTCACCCGAACAAAAAAGAAGCAGAAAAAAGAGCCATTGTGCGAGATCATTTAGCTTTAGTGGGCTTAACTGATGCCTCTGAGAAAAAGCCAGATCAAATTTCGGGGGGAATGAAACAGCGCACTTCCATAGCGCGCGCCTTGGCAATACGCCCAGAAGTATTGATTTTAGATGAACCTTTTGGCGCCCTTGACCCCATTACGAAAGAGGAATTACAGGAGGAATTACTCAATATTTGGAATGAACACCGTTGCACCGTTTTAATGATTACCCATGATATAGACGAAGCGTTATTTTTATGCGATCGCCTCGTGATGATGACCAATGGACCAGAAGCAACCATCGGAGAAATTATGCACATTCCGTTTCCTCGCCCACGAGACAGAGAAAGAATGATGGAAGACCCTAGCTATTACGATTTGCGTAATCATGCTTTAGACTTTCTGTACAATCGTTTTGCTCATGGTGTGGATTAA
- a CDS encoding ABC transporter substrate-binding protein encodes MSYFSRRKFMVTAGISAGAVLLKGCAGNPPEPQGSDTGTTTPATPAPSAISPEMMPETTKVKLGYIPIFESAPLIVAKEKGFFAKYGMTEAELSKQASWASARDNVTIGSQGGGIDGGQWQMPMPHLMSEGIITNGNKVPMYVLAQLITHGNGVAVAGIHAGKGLHLDLSNAADYIKGFASTNGRKFKAAHTFPNVNQDFWIRYWFAAGGINPDTDIDLLAVPPAETVQGMRNGTMDAFSTGDPWPYRIIADKIGHMACLTAQIWKFHPEEYLAIRADWVDQNPKATKAVLKGLMEAQQWCDDPNNRAELVTIVSGRNYFNIPAEVVTPPYNGNYIMGDGQAEIKDFKMGPLYWKDDLGSVSYPYKSHDLWFLTETLRWGFHDGKIKDFDQIKKIIDKVNREDLWKEAATEAGFTADIPATTSRGVETFFDGKTFDPDNPQAYLDSLEIKKV; translated from the coding sequence ATGTCATACTTTTCTCGTCGTAAATTTATGGTGACTGCAGGTATTTCAGCTGGAGCAGTTTTGCTCAAAGGATGTGCAGGAAATCCACCAGAACCACAAGGGAGCGATACAGGAACTACCACTCCAGCCACCCCAGCGCCCTCCGCCATCAGCCCAGAAATGATGCCAGAAACCACTAAAGTTAAACTCGGATATATACCTATCTTTGAATCAGCGCCCTTAATTGTTGCTAAAGAAAAAGGCTTTTTTGCCAAATATGGCATGACAGAAGCAGAACTATCCAAACAAGCCAGTTGGGCTTCAGCCAGAGATAACGTCACCATCGGTTCACAAGGAGGAGGTATCGACGGTGGACAATGGCAAATGCCCATGCCTCACCTCATGAGCGAAGGCATTATCACCAACGGCAACAAAGTACCTATGTACGTTTTAGCACAACTCATTACCCACGGTAACGGTGTCGCCGTAGCAGGGATTCATGCAGGAAAAGGATTACATTTAGACCTTAGCAACGCCGCCGATTACATCAAAGGTTTTGCCAGTACCAACGGCAGAAAATTTAAAGCTGCCCACACCTTCCCCAACGTTAACCAAGACTTTTGGATTCGTTATTGGTTTGCGGCCGGGGGAATAAATCCAGATACCGATATTGATTTATTAGCAGTGCCTCCCGCCGAAACAGTACAAGGAATGCGTAACGGTACAATGGATGCTTTTAGTACAGGTGATCCTTGGCCCTATCGTATTATTGCTGATAAAATTGGTCACATGGCATGTTTAACGGCCCAAATTTGGAAATTTCACCCCGAAGAATATCTTGCCATTCGTGCCGATTGGGTTGATCAAAATCCCAAAGCAACTAAAGCCGTTTTAAAAGGTTTAATGGAAGCCCAACAATGGTGCGATGATCCTAATAATCGAGCCGAATTAGTTACCATCGTCTCTGGTAGAAATTACTTTAATATTCCCGCAGAAGTTGTTACCCCTCCCTACAACGGAAATTACATCATGGGAGATGGACAAGCGGAAATAAAAGACTTCAAAATGGGACCTTTATATTGGAAAGACGACCTAGGTAGTGTCTCTTACCCTTATAAAAGTCATGATTTATGGTTTTTAACCGAAACCTTAAGATGGGGATTTCACGATGGCAAAATTAAAGATTTTGATCAAATCAAAAAGATTATTGACAAAGTAAATCGAGAAGATTTATGGAAAGAAGCAGCCACCGAAGCAGGATTTACAGCCGATATTCCAGCCACCACCTCAAGGGGAGTAGAAACATTCTTTGATGGAAAAACCTTTGATCCTGATAATCCCCAAGCCTATCTCGATAGCCTAGAAATTAAAAAAGTTTAA
- a CDS encoding ABC transporter substrate-binding protein encodes MSLFVAIDNIEKVFPLTGGGEYLALKGINLEIKKGEFISLIGHSGCGKSTLLNMIAGLDLPSEGIVTLEGKKIQKPGPERMVIFQSYCLLPWLTVRQNIALAVDEVMKGYSESEKKDIVNEHINLVGLSQASDKLPNQLSGGMKQRVAIARALAIRPKLLLLDEPFGALDALTRGNLQEQLMEICAQNEITAVMVTHDVDEAVFLSDRIVMLTNGPGSKIGGILEVDISRPRKRLEVVNHPSYYSLRSEIIYFLNQQKRIKKFRAQKQGVVARHGLEKVNLEIGFVPLTASAPLAVAQEKGFFRKHGLDEVNLVRESSWRGIVDGIAGGYLDGAQMPAGMPSWLTIGGNNNEPLPTVTGLTMTRNGNAVTLAKQFYDQGIYDGQKLKRMLLESVDSSHRFGMVHPSSMHNLLLRYWLAGEGVDPDRDVHLQTIPPAQMVADLKAGSIDGYCVGEPWNLRAAMENVGFTIATDLEVWNGHPGKVLGVREDWALLYPNTHIALVKALLEACQYCANPQNHQEIREILASRQYLSTNIDYIQLGDPQNYSCNLGDNVQYAHHHFFGDGMNRPSRTEHLWMITQMARWGDIPFPRNWVEILERVCRVSVFSTACRELGLTDLKYRREAIKLFDDVPFDGEDPVGYLNSLTIKRDITMAEIALNSRVLVTA; translated from the coding sequence ATGAGCTTATTTGTAGCAATTGATAATATCGAAAAAGTATTTCCCCTCACGGGTGGCGGTGAATACTTAGCCCTCAAAGGCATTAATTTAGAGATCAAAAAAGGTGAATTTATCTCCTTGATTGGTCACTCTGGCTGTGGGAAATCCACTCTTTTAAACATGATTGCCGGGTTAGACTTACCCAGTGAAGGCATTGTAACTTTAGAAGGCAAAAAAATCCAAAAACCCGGACCAGAAAGAATGGTAATTTTTCAAAGTTACTGTTTATTACCTTGGTTAACTGTCCGTCAAAATATCGCGCTCGCTGTGGATGAAGTAATGAAAGGTTACTCCGAAAGCGAGAAAAAAGACATAGTTAATGAGCATATTAACCTCGTCGGTTTATCCCAAGCCTCCGATAAACTACCCAATCAACTTTCTGGGGGAATGAAACAACGAGTTGCTATTGCACGGGCGCTGGCAATTCGTCCCAAACTACTATTACTCGATGAACCATTTGGGGCGCTGGATGCTTTAACCAGAGGTAATTTACAAGAACAACTGATGGAAATTTGCGCCCAAAATGAAATCACTGCCGTCATGGTAACTCATGATGTTGATGAAGCAGTATTTCTGAGCGATCGCATTGTGATGCTAACTAATGGACCGGGTTCAAAAATTGGTGGTATTTTAGAAGTAGATATATCTCGCCCTCGTAAACGTTTAGAAGTAGTTAATCATCCTAGTTATTACAGTTTACGCAGTGAAATTATTTATTTTCTCAATCAACAAAAACGCATTAAAAAATTCCGAGCCCAAAAACAAGGAGTTGTTGCCCGTCATGGCTTAGAAAAAGTTAACCTAGAAATCGGTTTTGTGCCTTTAACTGCCTCAGCGCCCCTCGCCGTTGCCCAAGAAAAGGGTTTTTTCCGTAAACATGGCTTAGACGAAGTTAATCTTGTTAGGGAAAGCAGTTGGCGCGGTATTGTCGATGGTATCGCTGGAGGCTACCTCGATGGTGCGCAAATGCCCGCAGGGATGCCCAGTTGGCTAACTATCGGTGGTAATAATAATGAACCTTTACCCACTGTCACGGGTTTAACCATGACTCGTAACGGAAATGCCGTTACCCTCGCTAAACAGTTTTATGATCAAGGTATTTATGACGGACAAAAACTAAAAAGAATGCTTCTGGAGTCCGTTGATAGTAGCCATCGCTTTGGCATGGTGCATCCTTCCTCAATGCACAATCTTCTCTTACGTTACTGGTTAGCCGGTGAAGGGGTTGATCCAGACCGAGATGTTCATTTGCAAACTATTCCCCCTGCCCAAATGGTAGCAGATTTAAAAGCTGGTAGTATTGATGGCTATTGTGTGGGAGAACCTTGGAACTTACGCGCTGCCATGGAAAATGTTGGTTTTACCATCGCCACTGACTTGGAAGTGTGGAATGGACATCCGGGCAAGGTTTTAGGTGTAAGAGAAGATTGGGCTCTGCTATATCCTAATACTCACATTGCTTTAGTTAAAGCCTTATTAGAAGCCTGTCAATATTGCGCCAATCCGCAAAATCATCAGGAAATTAGAGAGATTCTCGCTTCTCGCCAGTACCTTAGTACCAATATTGATTACATCCAACTAGGGGATCCCCAAAACTACAGTTGTAATTTAGGTGATAATGTTCAGTATGCGCACCATCACTTTTTTGGTGATGGTATGAATCGCCCTAGTCGTACGGAACATTTATGGATGATTACACAGATGGCGCGCTGGGGTGATATTCCTTTCCCCCGTAACTGGGTAGAAATTTTAGAAAGAGTTTGTCGAGTCAGTGTTTTTAGTACCGCTTGTCGGGAATTGGGTTTAACTGATTTAAAATATCGCCGTGAGGCAATTAAACTATTTGATGATGTTCCTTTTGATGGAGAAGATCCTGTCGGTTACTTAAATAGCTTAACCATTAAACGTGATATTACTATGGCGGAAATTGCTCTTAATTCTCGTGTTCTGGTTACCGCCTAA